In the genome of Paenibacillus sp. FSL R5-0766, one region contains:
- a CDS encoding carbohydrate ABC transporter permease gives MQESRSYKVFKVFNVIFLLFVVFITLYPFLNVVAQSFSSESYINSGKVSLFPRGFNVETYKTISRDSMFWTNYKNTIIYTVVGTLISMFMTTIFAYALSKKRLMGRKFLTMFAVFTMFFSGGLIPNYVLINSLGFNNTMWALVVPGAISIYNMLIMKSFFENMPEELEEAASIDGLNTYGILLRIILPLSKAVMATMVLFYAVGHWNSWFPAFLYLDKKELFPVTIYLRNMIAGATSGASAGATSADNLTQIAANIKSVTMVLTILPILTIYPFVQRYFVTGIMLGSVKQ, from the coding sequence ATGCAGGAATCCAGATCTTATAAGGTATTTAAAGTATTTAACGTTATCTTTCTGCTGTTTGTGGTATTTATAACGCTCTATCCATTCTTAAATGTCGTGGCACAATCCTTCAGTAGTGAGTCCTATATTAATTCAGGCAAGGTTAGTCTGTTCCCAAGAGGATTCAATGTGGAGACATATAAGACTATCTCACGTGACAGCATGTTCTGGACGAATTATAAAAATACGATTATCTATACTGTAGTAGGTACATTAATCTCCATGTTTATGACGACTATTTTCGCCTATGCCCTGTCCAAAAAGAGGTTGATGGGTCGCAAGTTTCTGACGATGTTCGCCGTATTCACGATGTTCTTCAGTGGTGGATTGATTCCAAACTATGTGTTGATTAATTCCCTTGGGTTCAACAACACCATGTGGGCACTTGTTGTTCCTGGCGCAATTAGCATATACAACATGCTGATCATGAAATCATTTTTTGAAAATATGCCTGAAGAACTGGAGGAAGCTGCCTCCATTGACGGTTTGAACACCTACGGGATCTTGTTACGCATTATATTGCCGCTTAGTAAAGCAGTTATGGCAACCATGGTGCTATTCTACGCAGTAGGTCATTGGAATTCCTGGTTCCCAGCCTTTCTGTATCTGGACAAAAAAGAACTGTTCCCGGTCACCATTTATTTGCGCAATATGATTGCAGGAGCGACAAGCGGGGCATCTGCCGGTGCAACCTCAGCTGATAACCTGACACAGATTGCTGCCAATATTAAGTCTGTAACGATGGTATTAACCATCTTGCCGATACTCACCATCTATCCATTTGTCCAAAGATACTTTGTAACCGGTATCATGTTAGGGTCTGTTAAACAGTAA
- a CDS encoding ABC transporter permease subunit, whose protein sequence is MESETAKTTLTMTSLRKESRLRTAATLFRKDWQLYSLLILPIIYLLIFKYGPMIGNVIAFRRFVPGGSIFGETWVGLRYFKMFIEDPTFWRVFGNTLMLGGLALLFTFPVPIIFALMLNEVKSKRFKKFVQTASYLPHFLSIVIVAGMILQLTAVNGSINGLVAFFTGDNIPFMQRAEWFRTIYITSEVWQGMGWGAILYLAALTTIDDSLYEAARIDGANRWKQTIHVTLPGILPTIVTLLILNMGNFLAVGFEKILLLYNPLIYETSDVISTYLYRVGLESSNFSYATAIGLFESLIGLILVFSVNAISRRLTQRSLW, encoded by the coding sequence ATGGAGTCGGAAACCGCTAAAACAACGTTAACCATGACATCTTTACGTAAAGAGAGCAGATTACGAACGGCAGCAACCTTGTTTCGCAAAGACTGGCAGCTGTATTCACTATTAATCCTTCCCATCATTTATCTCCTTATTTTCAAATATGGACCTATGATTGGTAATGTGATTGCGTTCAGACGTTTTGTTCCCGGGGGAAGTATATTTGGAGAAACTTGGGTTGGATTAAGGTACTTCAAAATGTTCATTGAGGACCCTACCTTCTGGAGAGTATTCGGTAATACGCTGATGTTAGGCGGACTTGCGTTACTCTTTACATTCCCGGTTCCAATCATTTTTGCCTTGATGCTTAACGAAGTGAAAAGTAAACGATTCAAGAAGTTTGTACAGACCGCGTCATATCTGCCTCATTTTCTGTCTATCGTTATCGTTGCGGGTATGATCCTGCAGCTGACAGCAGTGAATGGTTCCATTAATGGACTGGTGGCTTTCTTCACCGGAGACAATATTCCTTTTATGCAGCGGGCTGAGTGGTTCAGAACAATCTATATCACTTCCGAGGTATGGCAGGGTATGGGTTGGGGAGCGATTCTGTATCTGGCTGCACTGACAACCATTGATGATTCTTTGTATGAAGCTGCGCGTATCGATGGTGCCAATCGGTGGAAGCAAACGATTCATGTAACGTTACCAGGGATCTTGCCAACGATTGTGACGTTATTGATTTTGAACATGGGTAATTTCCTGGCAGTTGGGTTTGAAAAAATCTTACTCTTGTACAATCCGCTTATCTACGAAACATCTGATGTGATCTCCACTTACCTGTATCGGGTTGGACTGGAATCCAGTAACTTCAGTTATGCTACCGCAATTGGCTTGTTCGAATCGCTGATCGGTCTGATTCTGGTGTTCTCCGTAAATGCCATCTCACGCAGACTGACACAAAGAAGCTTATGGTAA
- a CDS encoding HAD family hydrolase, with product MALKAILFDLDDTLLWDERSVREAFHETCLIAAQETGVKPEELEEAVRNEARGLYESYETFPFTKMIGINPFEGLWANFTGGDQPEFRQLEQLAPVYRKESWRRGLLKLGIDREDLAEQLAAQFGVERRSRPHVYEETMDTLRQLQGKYKLLLLTNGCPALQQEKLDGVPELTPFFDEIIISGNFGKGKPDPSIFEHALSKLGVKPEESMMVGDKLTTDIRGALSSGIQSVWINREHKTNNETYAPDHEITHLSELNQLIANF from the coding sequence ATGGCGTTAAAAGCGATTTTGTTCGACCTGGATGATACTTTATTATGGGATGAGCGTAGTGTTCGAGAAGCTTTTCATGAGACTTGTCTAATCGCAGCGCAAGAGACTGGGGTCAAACCAGAAGAACTTGAAGAAGCTGTTCGTAATGAGGCACGTGGGCTGTATGAATCATATGAAACCTTTCCTTTTACCAAAATGATTGGAATCAATCCGTTTGAAGGCCTTTGGGCTAACTTTACTGGTGGGGATCAACCTGAGTTCCGTCAGTTGGAGCAGCTTGCTCCAGTATACCGTAAAGAATCCTGGCGTCGTGGCTTGTTGAAGTTGGGTATAGATCGGGAAGATCTTGCTGAACAACTTGCTGCGCAGTTTGGAGTAGAACGGAGATCCAGACCTCATGTATACGAAGAAACGATGGATACCTTGCGTCAGTTACAAGGAAAGTACAAACTGTTATTGTTAACAAACGGTTGTCCTGCTTTGCAACAAGAAAAGTTGGATGGTGTACCTGAATTGACTCCTTTCTTTGATGAGATTATTATCTCGGGTAACTTCGGAAAAGGAAAACCAGATCCGTCGATATTTGAACATGCTTTGAGTAAACTGGGTGTTAAACCCGAAGAGAGCATGATGGTTGGAGACAAGTTAACGACTGATATTCGTGGTGCTTTATCATCTGGCATCCAATCCGTATGGATTAACCGTGAGCATAAGACCAACAATGAAACGTATGCGCCAGACCATGAAATAACGCATTTATCGGAATTAAATCAGCTTATAGCTAATTTCTAA
- a CDS encoding DUF896 domain-containing protein — MDIDSLVARINELARKQKSTGLSEEELAERAELREIYLSNIRSNFRQQLDTIEIVDEENDKGHQGKLKH, encoded by the coding sequence TTGGATATAGATAGTCTGGTAGCACGCATTAACGAATTGGCTCGTAAGCAAAAGTCCACTGGATTGTCGGAGGAAGAACTTGCTGAACGTGCCGAGCTAAGAGAGATTTATTTGAGCAATATTCGCAGTAATTTCAGACAACAACTGGATACCATTGAGATTGTTGATGAGGAGAATGACAAAGGCCACCAAGGCAAACTCAAACACTAA
- a CDS encoding LysM peptidoglycan-binding domain-containing protein codes for MRYSTYQSIYEPMNSELVKSNIGNYKKVLARFKISSWMLKVAITSMIIFIGCSTVLTVFAGNENDVLPGGKIAVSQGETLWSISLEHKPTNMDTRIYIEAIKKVNQLHTTSIQVGQVLALPQFAE; via the coding sequence ATGAGATATTCTACTTATCAAAGCATTTATGAACCGATGAATTCGGAACTGGTGAAGTCTAACATAGGGAACTACAAGAAGGTTTTAGCGCGTTTCAAGATTTCTTCATGGATGTTAAAGGTAGCCATTACCTCTATGATTATATTTATTGGATGCAGCACCGTTTTAACTGTATTTGCCGGCAATGAGAATGATGTTCTGCCTGGAGGAAAGATAGCTGTTTCACAAGGGGAAACATTATGGAGTATTTCTTTGGAACATAAACCGACGAATATGGATACACGTATTTATATAGAAGCAATTAAGAAAGTGAATCAACTTCATACAACTTCCATCCAAGTGGGACAAGTACTAGCTCTACCGCAATTTGCAGAATAA
- the lexA gene encoding transcriptional repressor LexA, translating to MSKISSRQQAILEFIRNEVRLKGYPPSVREIGEAVGLASSSTVHGHLDRLEKKGLIRRDPTKPRAIELLSQEESEHSHQFAHSVARIPVVGKVTAGVPITATENIEDYFPLPTHYVGEQKVFMLSVVGDSMVEAGIVNGDYVIVRQQQTADNGDIVVAMTEDDEATVKTFYKEKDHIRLQPENATFEPLRLKHVSILGKVIGLFRDIH from the coding sequence ATGTCGAAGATATCCAGCAGGCAGCAGGCTATTCTGGAGTTTATACGAAATGAAGTCCGGTTGAAGGGGTATCCTCCTTCCGTACGGGAAATTGGTGAAGCGGTTGGACTAGCTTCCAGCTCAACAGTACATGGACATTTGGATCGTTTGGAGAAAAAAGGTTTGATCCGACGCGACCCTACCAAGCCAAGAGCCATTGAGCTTTTGAGCCAGGAAGAATCTGAGCATTCTCATCAATTTGCTCATAGCGTTGCACGTATTCCTGTCGTTGGTAAAGTTACAGCCGGGGTTCCAATCACTGCAACCGAGAACATTGAAGACTACTTCCCTCTTCCTACACATTATGTAGGCGAACAAAAAGTGTTTATGCTTTCAGTAGTCGGAGATAGTATGGTGGAAGCTGGAATCGTTAATGGAGATTACGTTATTGTCCGTCAACAGCAAACTGCTGATAACGGTGATATCGTCGTTGCAATGACTGAAGACGATGAAGCTACAGTGAAAACGTTCTATAAAGAGAAAGATCATATTCGCCTTCAACCGGAGAATGCGACCTTCGAACCTTTACGTTTGAAACATGTTAGTATTCTGGGTAAAGTCATTGGCCTTTTCCGAGATATTCATTAA
- a CDS encoding aldehyde dehydrogenase, with translation MDQAKQLVTEQRTFFYTGQTKKIEYRINALQQLRKGIEKFQQRIQDALRADLNKSEAEAYGSEIRVVLGELDFALEHLQEWAAPKQVPTNSAMPDGVSTIYPEPYGVALIIAPWNYPFQLAFGPLIGAIAAGNCAVIKPSELTPAVSRLTYDLIQEIFPQEYIAVMEGEVEASTALLKEKFDYIFFTGSTGVGRIVMKAAAEHLTPVTLELGGKSPAIVHSDADLKLVAQRIVRGKFLNAGQTCVAPDYLLVHEQVHDELINLIGAEIKDKFGDDVLQNADFPHIVNARNFDRLSKFLTDGKTLIGGRSVCEQLLIEPTVLGDVNWESAVMQEEIFGPILPVFTYSDLNPMLDEIVRRPKPLALYLFTQDEQLQDQVLNQVSFGGGCINDTLSHMTSHYLPFGGVGESGMGSYHGQQSFDVFSHHKSVLKRSE, from the coding sequence ATGGATCAGGCAAAACAACTTGTGACAGAACAACGTACATTTTTTTATACAGGACAAACTAAAAAAATCGAGTATCGGATTAATGCGCTTCAACAGCTTAGAAAGGGAATTGAAAAGTTTCAGCAACGGATTCAAGACGCACTTCGGGCGGATCTGAACAAATCTGAGGCGGAAGCTTACGGTTCCGAGATTCGCGTTGTTCTGGGTGAACTGGATTTTGCATTAGAACACCTGCAGGAATGGGCTGCACCAAAACAAGTCCCAACCAATTCGGCTATGCCGGATGGGGTGAGTACCATTTACCCTGAACCATACGGAGTGGCTCTTATTATTGCACCTTGGAACTATCCTTTCCAACTGGCCTTTGGTCCACTGATTGGAGCAATTGCAGCCGGTAACTGTGCAGTTATCAAGCCTTCTGAATTAACACCAGCCGTATCTCGTCTGACGTATGATCTGATTCAGGAGATCTTCCCTCAGGAGTATATTGCGGTTATGGAAGGCGAAGTTGAGGCTAGCACAGCATTGTTGAAAGAGAAGTTTGATTATATTTTCTTCACAGGCAGCACAGGTGTTGGTCGCATTGTTATGAAGGCAGCTGCGGAGCACTTGACTCCTGTAACTCTTGAGTTGGGTGGTAAGAGTCCTGCTATTGTCCATAGTGATGCAGATCTGAAGCTGGTGGCCCAACGTATTGTTCGTGGTAAATTCCTGAATGCGGGGCAAACATGCGTTGCTCCGGATTATTTGCTTGTACATGAACAAGTTCATGACGAATTGATCAATCTGATTGGCGCAGAGATCAAAGATAAATTTGGGGATGATGTGTTACAGAACGCTGATTTTCCGCATATTGTTAACGCGCGTAACTTTGATCGGTTGTCGAAGTTCCTTACAGATGGGAAAACGCTGATAGGTGGACGGTCTGTGTGTGAGCAGTTGCTGATTGAGCCAACTGTACTTGGGGATGTGAACTGGGAATCGGCTGTCATGCAAGAAGAAATCTTCGGTCCGATTCTTCCTGTATTTACGTACAGTGACCTGAATCCTATGCTGGATGAGATTGTTCGCCGGCCAAAACCATTGGCGCTATATCTCTTCACACAGGATGAGCAACTGCAGGATCAGGTTCTGAATCAAGTATCCTTCGGTGGGGGATGTATTAATGACACACTTTCTCATATGACTTCACACTATCTCCCGTTTGGTGGTGTAGGAGAGAGCGGTATGGGCTCATATCACGGACAACAGAGCTTTGATGTGTTCTCGCATCACAAGAGTGTTCTGAAACGCAGTGAATAA
- a CDS encoding tyrosine-type recombinase/integrase: MDKDITIHGLRHTHAVMMLESGASMKEVQERLGHASIEVTSDIYAHITEVIEARSIDKYSSYMDYPEE, encoded by the coding sequence ATAGATAAAGATATCACTATTCACGGACTCAGACACACACATGCTGTTATGATGTTAGAATCCGGGGCAAGCATGAAAGAAGTCCAGGAAAGATTAGGACACGCTTCCATTGAAGTCACGTCTGATATTTACGCACATATTACAGAAGTGATAGAGGCTAGGAGCATAGATAAATACTCTTCTTATATGGACTATCCAGAAGAATAG
- the glnA gene encoding type I glutamate--ammonia ligase, translating into MSYTKEDILRISKEENVRFIRLQFTDLLGAIKNVEIPVSQLTKALDNKMMFDGSSIEGYVRIEESDMYLYPDLDSWLIFPWVAENRVARLICDVYLPDGNPFPGDPRGILKRNLKEAQDMGFTSFNVGPEPEFFLFKTDEKGNPTNELNDQGGYFDLAPTDLGENCRRDIVITLEEMGFEIEASHHEVAPGQHEIDFKYADALKAADQIQTFKLVVKTIARQHGLHATFMPKPLFGMNGSGMHCNQSLFKGNENAFVDESDELGLSKTARHFMAGTLKHARAFAAITNPTVNSYKRLVPGYEAPCYVAWSASNRSPMIRIPASRGLSTRVEVRNPDPAANPYLALSVLLKAGLDGIKRELSLPAPIDRNIYIMSEEERVEEGIPSLPADLKEALNELIRSEVICDALGDHALAHFYELKEIEWDMYRTQVHQWERDQYITLY; encoded by the coding sequence GTGAGTTATACAAAAGAAGACATTCTCCGCATTTCGAAAGAAGAAAACGTACGATTCATTCGATTGCAATTTACTGATTTGCTTGGAGCTATCAAAAACGTTGAGATTCCTGTGAGTCAGTTGACTAAGGCTCTGGATAACAAAATGATGTTCGATGGATCTTCCATTGAAGGTTATGTACGTATTGAAGAGTCCGACATGTACCTCTATCCAGATCTAGATTCTTGGCTTATTTTCCCATGGGTTGCAGAGAACCGTGTTGCACGTCTGATTTGCGACGTATATCTTCCGGATGGTAATCCGTTCCCAGGAGATCCACGTGGCATCTTGAAACGAAACCTGAAGGAAGCCCAAGATATGGGATTCACTTCCTTTAACGTTGGTCCTGAACCCGAGTTCTTCTTGTTCAAAACAGACGAAAAAGGAAACCCAACTAACGAGCTGAATGACCAAGGTGGTTATTTCGACCTTGCGCCTACGGATCTTGGTGAAAACTGTCGTCGTGACATCGTTATCACACTTGAAGAAATGGGCTTTGAGATCGAAGCTTCCCACCATGAGGTAGCTCCAGGTCAGCATGAGATCGACTTCAAATATGCAGACGCTCTGAAAGCAGCTGACCAGATCCAAACGTTCAAACTCGTTGTTAAAACGATTGCACGTCAGCATGGTTTACATGCTACATTTATGCCGAAACCGCTGTTTGGTATGAACGGATCCGGTATGCACTGTAACCAATCCTTGTTTAAAGGCAATGAGAACGCATTTGTTGATGAGTCGGACGAGTTGGGTCTGAGCAAAACTGCTCGTCACTTCATGGCTGGAACTCTGAAGCACGCACGTGCGTTTGCAGCAATTACTAACCCAACTGTGAACTCATACAAACGTCTTGTACCAGGTTATGAAGCACCTTGTTATGTAGCATGGTCTGCTAGTAACCGTAGCCCAATGATTCGTATTCCAGCTTCCCGTGGTCTGAGTACACGTGTTGAGGTTCGTAACCCGGATCCGGCTGCTAACCCTTACCTGGCTCTGTCTGTTCTGTTGAAAGCAGGTCTGGACGGAATCAAACGTGAGCTTTCCTTACCAGCTCCAATTGACCGTAACATCTACATCATGTCAGAAGAAGAGCGTGTGGAAGAAGGCATTCCAAGCTTGCCAGCTGACCTGAAAGAAGCATTGAATGAATTGATCCGCAGCGAAGTCATCTGTGATGCTCTGGGCGACCACGCCTTGGCTCACTTCTATGAGCTGAAAGAAATTGAGTGGGATATGTACCGTACACAAGTCCACCAATGGGAACGCGATCAATATATTACTTTGTACTAG
- a CDS encoding MerR family transcriptional regulator, which produces MGDEIRRNMALFPIGIVMKLTDLSARQIRYYEQHSLIVPARTSGNQRLFSFNDVERLLEIKALIEKGVNIAGIKQVMNPVSKESEEATVITPDTEVKRRELSDTQLHRLLKQQLVSGKRPGQVSLIQGELSRFFNKN; this is translated from the coding sequence ATGGGTGATGAAATCCGCAGAAATATGGCCTTATTCCCAATTGGTATTGTAATGAAACTTACGGATCTGTCTGCACGTCAGATTCGTTACTATGAGCAGCACAGCTTGATCGTTCCTGCGAGAACGTCAGGTAATCAACGGTTATTCTCTTTTAATGACGTAGAGAGATTGCTAGAGATCAAGGCTTTGATTGAAAAAGGAGTTAACATCGCGGGGATCAAACAAGTGATGAATCCTGTTTCGAAAGAATCCGAGGAAGCTACAGTGATCACGCCGGATACTGAAGTTAAACGCAGAGAGCTGTCCGATACGCAGTTGCACCGCTTGCTGAAGCAGCAGCTTGTATCAGGTAAGAGACCAGGACAAGTATCTCTCATTCAGGGAGAGCTTTCCCGATTCTTTAATAAAAACTAA
- a CDS encoding methionine gamma-lyase family protein — translation MVSFDSEISELQQQVERQIEGQLQQIDRITDHNQWKVINAFQQRKVSDFHFAGSTGYAYNDRGREVLDEVYADVFGAEAALVRPHFASGTHTISTALFGVLRPGDELLYITGKPYDTLHKVIGKPGDGTGSLRDFGIGYRETALTDEGGVDWAAVEKNITPATKVIGIQRSRGYDWRSSFCVAEIADMVTRVKALKEDVIVFVDNCYGEFTEEREPTEVGVDLMAGSLIKNPGGGIAETGGYICGKEQYVQLAAYRLTAPGIGGEVGAMLGTTRGIYQGLYMAPTIVGQAIKGSTFAAAMFAESGFVTKPAWNEARTDLIQAVKFSSAEHLIAFVQGIQRAAAVDSHVVPEPWDMPGYEHPVIMAAGTFIQGGSLELSADAPIREPYIGYMQGGLTYSHVKYGVLMALQTMKDRKLL, via the coding sequence ATGGTAAGCTTTGATTCAGAAATATCTGAACTTCAACAACAAGTGGAGCGTCAGATTGAAGGACAACTGCAACAGATTGATCGGATCACAGATCACAATCAATGGAAGGTGATTAATGCTTTCCAACAGCGAAAAGTAAGTGATTTTCACTTTGCAGGTTCAACAGGTTATGCCTATAACGATCGTGGGCGTGAAGTGCTTGATGAAGTATATGCTGATGTTTTCGGCGCGGAAGCCGCGTTGGTGCGTCCTCATTTTGCTTCAGGTACTCATACGATTAGTACAGCTCTCTTTGGAGTTTTGCGTCCAGGTGACGAATTATTGTACATCACGGGTAAGCCTTACGACACATTGCATAAAGTTATTGGCAAACCCGGTGATGGTACAGGTTCATTACGCGATTTTGGCATCGGTTACCGTGAGACGGCCTTAACTGATGAAGGTGGAGTGGACTGGGCAGCAGTTGAAAAAAACATTACACCGGCTACAAAAGTCATTGGGATTCAACGTTCACGTGGTTATGACTGGCGCTCATCCTTCTGTGTTGCTGAGATTGCTGACATGGTTACGCGTGTTAAAGCGCTTAAGGAAGATGTCATCGTATTCGTAGACAATTGTTACGGTGAATTCACGGAGGAACGTGAACCGACAGAAGTCGGAGTTGATCTGATGGCCGGGTCACTGATCAAGAATCCTGGTGGAGGCATTGCGGAAACCGGTGGATACATATGTGGGAAGGAACAATACGTACAGCTGGCAGCTTATCGTCTAACAGCCCCTGGAATTGGGGGAGAGGTTGGAGCAATGCTGGGGACAACACGTGGCATCTACCAAGGACTTTACATGGCACCGACAATTGTAGGACAAGCTATCAAAGGAAGTACGTTTGCTGCTGCGATGTTTGCTGAATCCGGATTTGTAACCAAACCAGCTTGGAATGAAGCTCGCACAGATCTGATCCAGGCTGTTAAGTTTAGCTCTGCCGAGCATCTGATCGCCTTCGTGCAGGGGATTCAGCGTGCAGCAGCTGTGGACAGTCATGTGGTTCCTGAACCGTGGGATATGCCTGGTTATGAGCACCCTGTCATTATGGCGGCAGGTACGTTCATTCAGGGTGGAAGTCTGGAATTATCAGCCGATGCGCCTATTCGGGAGCCATATATCGGGTATATGCAAGGCGGATTAACGTACTCTCATGTCAAATATGGCGTTTTGATGGCGTTGCAGACTATGAAAGATCGTAAATTATTGTGA